A region of the Desulfobacter postgatei 2ac9 genome:
CAGGCACTTTTTCGATCCATGACGACCTGTGCAAATCCGTTCTTTTCTTTTTTAATAACAAGCCCTCTTGTATGCATCATATCTTCTTTTTTCATTGTTCGTCTCCTTTGCGTTGTACAGTCTTAAACTGTTTGTGACCACGGATATGCTGCTTGCTGCTATGCCAAGGGCTGCAAGATTAGGATGCAACTGCCTTAAAAATTCCGGGAACATGTCAAAATATTTATGATTACTTTTAATACGATAAAGAGCAAGACACGTGCCGCCTTATATTTTTCATTCAACAATTTTAAATAAAATAGAATATTGATCTTTGAGCTTGATGGGTTTTTATTTGATTAAGAAAGAGTGGATAATTTTTAGCCACTGATTTGGATAAAATATAGCCATCCTTATATTTTAAAATCTGTAATCAAGCATATCCTTTGCTGGATGGGATCAAGGGTATCAACCACCATCTCACAATTAATCCATGACGCCGTATTCTTTGAGTTTTAGGTGAAGGGTCCTTCTGGCTATACCTAACCGCCTGGCGGTTTCACTCTTATTGTTTCCTGTCTTTTCCAGCATTTTCAATATGGCAAGTTTTTCAATCTCGTGCAGAGATCTGTCTCCTAAATCGATTGAATTGTTGTTGCGATTTCCGGTCTCTGACGATTCGGCGCTTTTATCTTCGATCTGGATTTCATGGGCTCCCAGATAATTCTGGGTTGAAAGTATAACACTTCGCTCAATTGTATTCATTAACTCCCGGACATTTCCCGGCCAGTTATGATTTGTCAGCTTGTCCATTCCATCCGGGGTGAATCCCTTAATCGGTCTGTTGTTTTTTTCAGAATAGATCTTTAAAAAATGCTGTGCAAGAAGAGGTATATCGCCAGTCCTCTGCCTTAACGGAGGAACTTTGAGAGTGATCACATTCAAGCGGTAATACAGATCCTCTCTGAAATCATCGCTGGCTATCAGGTCAACAAGGTTCTTGTTGGTTGCCGCAATTATCCTGGTATCTATTTTGATTGATCTTTCCCCGCCAACAGGAGTGATTTCTCTTTCCTGCAGTGCTCTTAGCAGTTTGACCTGCATGGACATTGATGTCTCACTGATTTCATCTAAAAAAATGCTTCCATGGTCGGCCAGTTGAAATTTCCCTTCTTTACTGCGGTTTGCGCCTGTAAAAGCGCCTTTTTCATGGCCGAATAACTCAGATTCCAGTAATGTCTCCGTAATTGCCGCACAATTGATTTTTATAAAAGGTCCATTTTTGCGATGACTGTTGTAATGAAGCGCACCAGCGATCAACTCCTTCCCTGTGCCTGATTCCCCGTTGATTAGAACCGTGGCGTCTGTCCCGGCAACCTGAGAAACGGTCTGAATCAGTTCCTTCATGGATTCATGTCTGCCAATGATATTACTGCAGTCAAAATTTTTTCCAAGACTCTCCCTGAGCTGTAGGTTTTCTTTTTTGAGTCGGGTGTGTTCAAGAGAACGTTGGATAGTAAGTTTCAACTTGTCGAAGTCAAACGGCTTGGTCAGGTAATCGTATGCACCATTCTTCAAAGCATCTACCGCAGTTTGGACGGAAGAAAAAGCCGTCATGATAATTACGGGTATGGCAGGATTTATTTTTTTTATTTCGGCCAGGGCAACCAGTCCGGAGACTTTTATCATTTTAATATCCATAAGAATCAGATCGTAGGGCTTTTTTTCAACCAGATTAATGGCAACCTGCCCGTCGTCCGCTTCCTCAATGAGATACCCCCATTTGGCCAATAATGTTTTAAGCATATTCCGGTGAGTCTGATCATCATCAACAACCAGAATCGTGCTTTTGTTTTTTTTCATATTCAGGATATCCTTTTGGGTAAAAAAACTTTAAATACCGTACCTTTTCCCTGTTTGCTCGAAACCTCTATTCTCCCTTTATGAGCCTTTACGATATTATGCACGATAGACAGTCCAAGTCCTGTGCCGGAAAGCTTTGTCGTGAAATAAGGTTCAAAAATATCATGAAGTTCTTCCTGCTTTATTCCGCATCCTGTATCAGACACTTCAATAATAATGGTTTCACCAGACATTTCATTATATATTTTAATATTCAATACACCTGAATTTTCCATGGCCTGAATTGCATTGAGGCAGAGATTAAGCAATACCTGTTTCAATCTGTCCGCATCCGCATTGATCTGGGGCAGCCCAGGTTCGATAGCTGTGTTTATTTCGATATGTTCTGCATCCGGTTCATAGGCGATCAACTGCAGGCATTCGGAAACAAGCGCGCCAACATCGACTGGACTTCCTGAAACAGCTACCGGTTTGGCAAGTTCTACCAGCTCCCCAACCACTCGATTCAGCCTGTCTACCTCTTTGGTCATCGTGTCGGCTATCGTGAAGTTTTCAGAATCAGGATCAAAAATCTCTTTGAAAAAAGTAGCGTATCCTTTCAGGGAACTCAAAGGGTTCCTTATCTCATGGGCCACGCCAGCCGCAAGCCTGCCGATTGCAGCAAGCCGTTTATTTTGTTCAATCTCAGTTCTAAGACGATGAAGTTCTGTTTTATCACGCAGGATCAGCAGGGTGCCCAGAGAAGTTCCCTCTTTATCAAATAGCGGACTGACAATTGCTTCCAGTGTACTCTCTGACTTGTCACCTCTTTTAATTATAATCTCTTTTTCAATCAGGCCCTTTTCGCCTGGAATTGTTTCAAGCAGATGTCTGATTTCACCGGGAAGAACATTGTCGATCCCCTGTAGATTGAGATCCTGAGAGATATCCAGAATAGCTGAAGCTGCGGGATTGATTGAAATGACCCGGCTGTTCATATCAGTGGCGATCAGCCCTATCGGCATATTTTCCACAAGATTATCGGAGAATACCTGTATTCTTGAAAGAGATGATCTAGCCTGGCTGTACCGCTGAACGATAAATACCAGGACAAACCCGGTAAACCCTATCAACGCCAGAATTATTCCCATCATTATCGCATGCTGGGTATCACTCCTGTCCGCACTTGTGATCAATTCCATGTCAAGGCCGACAAAAATTATCGTATCTTTATACAAATCAATCTCATTGAACCAATTGCCATGCATTCTGCGATGCATGCCCATCATCAAGTTTGAGCGATGTGATCTGTTCGTGTTTAGCGGTGAAAATTTTTTGTGTACCTCAAATACCTGATTACCGCTTTGATCTTCTATAATTCTCCATCCGGTTTTATTCTCCTTAATCACAGCCTGAAGATCCAGATCCCGGCCATAC
Encoded here:
- a CDS encoding ATP-binding protein, whose amino-acid sequence is MKKIKITTNIPPLILIGTIIVLFPIFAFMTIDRINKQKEQSINLLLEKGTALIRAFEAGTYTGMMNMRWSGTAVENLLAETAALPDISYLFIVNKDGEILVHNQKKKEGNLYGRDLDLQAVIKENKTGWRIIEDQSGNQVFEVHKKFSPLNTNRSHRSNLMMGMHRRMHGNWFNEIDLYKDTIIFVGLDMELITSADRSDTQHAIMMGIILALIGFTGFVLVFIVQRYSQARSSLSRIQVFSDNLVENMPIGLIATDMNSRVISINPAASAILDISQDLNLQGIDNVLPGEIRHLLETIPGEKGLIEKEIIIKRGDKSESTLEAIVSPLFDKEGTSLGTLLILRDKTELHRLRTEIEQNKRLAAIGRLAAGVAHEIRNPLSSLKGYATFFKEIFDPDSENFTIADTMTKEVDRLNRVVGELVELAKPVAVSGSPVDVGALVSECLQLIAYEPDAEHIEINTAIEPGLPQINADADRLKQVLLNLCLNAIQAMENSGVLNIKIYNEMSGETIIIEVSDTGCGIKQEELHDIFEPYFTTKLSGTGLGLSIVHNIVKAHKGRIEVSSKQGKGTVFKVFLPKRIS
- a CDS encoding sigma-54-dependent transcriptional regulator → MKKNKSTILVVDDDQTHRNMLKTLLAKWGYLIEEADDGQVAINLVEKKPYDLILMDIKMIKVSGLVALAEIKKINPAIPVIIMTAFSSVQTAVDALKNGAYDYLTKPFDFDKLKLTIQRSLEHTRLKKENLQLRESLGKNFDCSNIIGRHESMKELIQTVSQVAGTDATVLINGESGTGKELIAGALHYNSHRKNGPFIKINCAAITETLLESELFGHEKGAFTGANRSKEGKFQLADHGSIFLDEISETSMSMQVKLLRALQEREITPVGGERSIKIDTRIIAATNKNLVDLIASDDFREDLYYRLNVITLKVPPLRQRTGDIPLLAQHFLKIYSEKNNRPIKGFTPDGMDKLTNHNWPGNVRELMNTIERSVILSTQNYLGAHEIQIEDKSAESSETGNRNNNSIDLGDRSLHEIEKLAILKMLEKTGNNKSETARRLGIARRTLHLKLKEYGVMD